In Bacteroidia bacterium, a genomic segment contains:
- a CDS encoding type II toxin-antitoxin system PemK/MazF family toxin, translating into MKQGEIWYANLNPIKGQEQAGVRPVVIISGNLLNTHLHIVICCPLTSKIKNYKGNVVLQPTTKNKLKQLSEILVFHIRSISKERLTKKIGEITTNELLIIKQTLNEIMDYN; encoded by the coding sequence ATGAAGCAGGGAGAAATATGGTATGCCAATCTTAATCCCATTAAAGGTCAGGAACAAGCGGGTGTACGACCTGTGGTAATTATCAGTGGTAATTTATTGAACACTCATTTGCACATTGTTATTTGCTGCCCGCTCACCAGCAAAATAAAAAATTACAAAGGCAATGTTGTGCTTCAGCCAACGACTAAAAACAAATTAAAACAATTATCCGAAATTCTTGTATTTCATATTCGTTCCATCAGTAAAGAAAGATTGACTAAAAAAATAGGAGAGATTACCACTAACGAACTACTTATTATCAAACAAACTCTAAATGAAATTATGGATTATAATTAA
- a CDS encoding CopG family transcriptional regulator codes for MTTFTSTLPNSLLELLNKKAKELNMPKNKLIEKALQIYLTQLNKAEYIRSYKQMAEDKDILQLAEEGMNDYFTQLKGSEI; via the coding sequence ATGACGACTTTCACAAGTACCCTTCCTAACTCATTGCTTGAGCTACTCAACAAAAAGGCGAAAGAGTTAAACATGCCTAAAAACAAATTGATAGAAAAGGCTTTACAGATTTATTTAACGCAACTCAATAAAGCAGAATATATCCGTTCATATAAACAAATGGCGGAAGATAAAGATATATTGCAGTTAGCCGAAGAGGGGATGAACGACTATTTTACTCAATTAAAAGGAAGTGAAATATGA
- a CDS encoding hydroxymethylglutaryl-CoA lyase codes for MKIVECPRDAMQGIHDFIPTEKKISYINSILKVGFDTIDFGSFVSPKAIPQMRDTAEVLSKLELNSTSSKLLAIIANVRGAQDAVAFDEIAYLGFPFSISETFQQRNTNSSISESLKRVEEIQELCVKNKKQLVVYISMAFGNPYGDVWNSDIAIHWTKKIHELGIKIIALADTTGVSNPENIRYLFSNLIPELPKVEFGAHLHTTPTAWEEKISAAYESGCKRFDAAIKGYGGCPMAADTLTGNMPTENLISYFKKINLKLNLNETAFDTAMQQALKTFP; via the coding sequence ATGAAAATCGTTGAATGTCCGCGTGATGCCATGCAAGGCATACATGATTTTATTCCTACCGAAAAAAAAATATCCTATATCAACTCCATATTAAAAGTAGGTTTTGATACGATTGATTTTGGAAGTTTTGTTTCGCCGAAAGCCATTCCACAAATGCGCGATACAGCAGAAGTATTGAGTAAATTGGAATTAAATTCAACTTCCTCCAAATTATTAGCGATTATCGCAAATGTACGTGGAGCGCAAGATGCAGTAGCTTTTGATGAAATTGCGTATCTCGGTTTTCCTTTTTCAATTTCCGAAACATTTCAACAGCGAAATACCAATTCTTCTATTTCTGAATCCTTAAAAAGAGTGGAAGAAATTCAAGAATTGTGTGTAAAAAATAAAAAGCAATTGGTGGTTTATATTTCCATGGCGTTTGGAAACCCTTACGGAGATGTGTGGAACAGCGACATTGCGATACATTGGACAAAAAAAATACACGAATTAGGAATCAAAATTATTGCTTTGGCAGATACAACGGGCGTTTCCAATCCGGAGAACATTCGTTATTTATTTTCCAATTTGATTCCCGAATTACCGAAGGTGGAGTTTGGCGCGCATTTGCACACCACACCAACTGCTTGGGAAGAAAAAATTTCGGCTGCCTACGAAAGTGGTTGCAAACGTTTTGATGCTGCTATTAAAGGGTATGGCGGTTGTCCGATGGCAGCCGACACACTTACTGGAAATATGCCGACAGAAAATTTAATTTCCTATTTCAAAAAAATAAACTTGAAATTGAATTTAAACGAAACAGCTTTCGATACTGCGATGCAACAAGCCTTGAAAACTTTTCCTTAG
- a CDS encoding quinone-dependent dihydroorotate dehydrogenase, with amino-acid sequence MYKRILKPIFFLFQPETIHHLVFGSLKFFFRIPGIAAICRSFYVVRDKRLERNVFGLTFPNPVGLAAGFDKDAKLFDELSAYGFGFIEIGTLTPKGQPGNEKPRMFRLPEDEALINRMGFNNEGVEAAVKRLKNKKTNILIGGNIGKNKMTPNENAVSDYEKCFDVLFDYVDYFVVNVSSPNTPNLRALQEKKPLSELLTHLQNRNKTKKNPKPILLKIAPDLTNEQLDDIVEIVEMTGIAGLIATNTTIDRSGLKTSDEKLKAMGAGGLSGKPLTNRATEVIRYIAEKSEKKFPIIAVGGIHTAADAIEKLNAGATLVQIYTGFIYEGPSIVKKINKEILKYENR; translated from the coding sequence GGAATTGCTGCTATTTGTCGAAGTTTTTATGTTGTTCGCGATAAGCGATTGGAACGAAATGTATTTGGATTAACTTTCCCGAATCCAGTAGGATTAGCGGCTGGTTTTGATAAAGATGCGAAATTGTTTGATGAACTTTCCGCCTATGGTTTTGGATTTATAGAAATTGGAACGCTTACGCCGAAAGGTCAGCCAGGGAATGAAAAACCGCGTATGTTTCGTTTGCCGGAAGACGAAGCCTTGATTAATCGAATGGGTTTTAACAACGAAGGTGTGGAAGCAGCGGTGAAACGTTTGAAAAATAAAAAAACAAATATTCTTATTGGAGGAAATATTGGTAAAAATAAAATGACTCCGAACGAAAATGCGGTGAGTGATTATGAAAAATGTTTTGATGTATTGTTTGATTATGTAGATTATTTTGTGGTGAATGTAAGTTCTCCGAATACGCCGAATTTAAGGGCTTTGCAAGAGAAAAAACCGTTGTCGGAATTATTAACTCATTTGCAAAATCGTAACAAAACGAAAAAAAATCCGAAACCTATTTTATTAAAAATTGCGCCGGATTTAACCAACGAACAATTGGACGATATTGTTGAAATAGTTGAAATGACAGGCATTGCGGGATTAATTGCGACCAATACAACGATTGATAGAAGCGGATTAAAAACGTCCGATGAAAAACTAAAAGCAATGGGAGCAGGCGGTTTGAGTGGAAAACCATTAACCAATCGTGCAACGGAAGTGATTCGATACATTGCTGAAAAATCAGAAAAAAAATTTCCGATTATTGCTGTTGGCGGTATTCATACGGCGGCAGATGCGATTGAAAAACTGAATGCAGGCGCGACTTTAGTTCAAATTTATACTGGATTTATTTACGAAGGTCCGAGCATCGTGAAAAAAATAAACAAAGAAATTTTAAAATATGAAAATCGTTGA